The Planctomycetia bacterium genomic sequence TGGCTGCGACGTTGTGGAGTCTGTGGAAGAGCGGCGGCCGCTACGATCCTGCGCGGGTGCGCGGCGTCGGGCGACCGTCGGCGCCGAAGGGAGTCGAACCCGCTTGAGCACGAGCGGCGGAGTTCCCAGGGTGGCTCTGAGACGCGCCTCACGGCGCGAGCTCCGGTCCGTGAATGAACCCGCCGCACGAATCACGAACGCACGCTCCGATCTCCGCATGGACCTCGCGCAAGCGAAGAGTCCCCGATAGGTGCCTGGGCGACGTTTTCCAAGATGATCGTCCGATCCTTCCGCGGAACGAATGCGAACCAGCGACTCCGAACCGACGCACGGGAAACGGCCTCCAAGACGTCGCCGAAAGGCACGAACGCCTCGACACGAACGTAACCTACGAACAAGCCCCTCTCCGAAAAGAAGAGAAAAAAAGCGGGCCCGCGCCCGCGGTGTATCTTGACCGAGAGCTTCCTATAGGTGTCACCCCGCGCGGTTCTAAATGCTGAGCCTGGTCGTTTTCTTTGTTGGAAGTAAGACGACTAGGCTCATGGGCGGGAACAACAATTATTGTGAGTCAGATATCGATCTTTCTGATTTGCTTGAAAGACGCTGCCCCACTAATTCCTCGATTGGAAAACTAGGCGGCTCAATCACGATGATTCGCCTAGCGGCCACATTCCCTGCGTCATCAAAAACGGGTCTGGCTGTTCGAAAGGTCACGTACTTATCAGGTGCCCCGACTACTTCAAGAATGCGGCCCGGCTGCGGATCAAATTCTTCTGTTTCGACGCGGAGTATGCCGGAGTTGCGGTATATCGACGCTGACTGAACAAGGTATGTGGACATGATGATTTGGCTCCTAAAACTAGCGTGAAGGCCGGTTCGGGTGATTCTCAAATGACCTCATCAACCCTTCCAGGCGGGAATTCACCGAAGTTGTTTCCGGTGCCGTTAAACCCCAAGCACGAGAGTTTTGTAACAAGCGTTGTTGAACTTCGATTTCCAAAACAATGTCACCGAGGTCTTGACCGACCCAATCGTAAATCGCCTGAGCACGGCCTGTTCGGAACTGAGTGGTATGAATCATTTCATCGAAGACGGTGCTGGCCGTGGGGTTTGGCCGCATAAGAATGTCTTTTGCACTCAGAGTAAGTCCTGTTTGCCCAGGACCCCCTGCTTCAAGCAATTGCATCTGAGCGAAATCGCTTTGGTCAATTATGCCGCCGTTCCTATCGAATGCCGCTTTGATCTTCTGGAATCGCACCGAATCCATCGGTGCCCCTTCCGCAATGCTTGCCAGTCCCGACCGGAAGGTTGTGTTGGCTGGAGTGCTCCGCACTGCGGTCGACAGGCCCGACAAGTCCGTAGCAACGTTCGCTAACTTTCCTCCGATCAGCGTAAATCCCGCCTCGAACGCCACGCCGCCGACGAGGTCACCTCTTCCTTTCGTCGTGCTTAAACGGTTCCCGAGCTCTTCGACGTAGTTCTCCATTCCATTATAAACCTCCGACCACGCGTCTTCCCGATTGAATACCAGATTGCCGCCGAAGCCGATCGTTTGGCTCGCTTTTTCGGCGAAACGTCCGGCCGCTGCAATCTTATTATCCATGAATTGGTCTTTGTCGGTTAAAAACAGTACGGCATCGTCACAAATGGCAGCTCCGAAATTTCTAATACCGGCAAAAAAGGAACGGGTCCTAGAGCCGAAGCCCTGAGCCACGGCGAGAATTTCGGATTCCCCATTGTCCGCGGAATAACGATTGATTTCTGCAATCTGACTTGGAGTCGAATGGCAATAAAAGCAGGGCGTGATGGTAAGCGGTGCCCGTATCGGATCCGAAGTGGATTTAAGTGGACCGCCGAACGAAGGCGTGAAGCTGTAGTAGGATGGGTCGTATTCCGCCAACCCGGTCGGATCGACGTTGTTGAGCGGATCGTTGCCGACGTACTGATTCAGGTTCAACGTCCCTCCGGCGAAGCCGATGGGGTCGGGGTTGAGCCAGTCGCCGAGTCTGGGGTCGAGGTAGCGGTTCCAGGCGTAGTAGTTGCCGGTCTCGGCGTCGTACGTCAGGCCGGTCCAGCCGGAGCGGACCAGCGTCGGGTCGCCCGAGCCTGCCGTGAGGTTGCCGTAGGCGTCGTAGGAATACTTCGCCACGAGGGTCCCGTCGGCAGCGACCAAGGCCCGGGTGCTGCCGAGCTCATCGGTGAGGAGCCATTCCAAGCCATGCCCCGTCCGCTGCTGGCCGAGCACTTGCCCTTCGGCGACGAATTGCCGCAACCGGAGCTCGCCCGCGCCGTCGAGCACCAGCAAGAGCTTGTCGCCCGCGTAGACGTAACGCTCCGCGTCGACCAACTCGCCTTCCGCGTCGTATACCTTTTTCCCGATCCGGTGGTTCGACGCGTCGTACCGGTACGTCAGCGAGCCGGACGTTGCGCCGTCGACCCGCTTCCAGGTCACCTCGACCAGACGGTTACGATGGTCCCACTGGTACTCTTCCCGCGTGCCGTCGGCCAGCGAAGTCTTCGCCGTTCGGTTCCCCCGGTCGTCGTACTCGTAGGCGTACGTCCCGTCCGAGTCTACCCGATTGTGCGGATCGGGCGTGTAGCCCGACGTTCCCGTCGCCGACGAGGTAGACGTCTTGCGGTCGCCGGCCGCGTCGAAGGCGTACGACTCGAGCGTCGCTCCGCTTTGATCGAGCACGCACGTCAGCTGGTTCAAGCCGTCGTACTTGTAAGACCGCGTCCCCTCCGGGCCGGTCGACTCGATCAGCCGCGCCTTCGCGTCGTACTCGAAGTGGAACGTCGCCGCTGCGATCGTCGCGCCGACCGTCGTACCGTCGACGATGTAATTCGCGATGTCCGACACTCGACCCGACTCATGATAGACCTGGCTCGTGCGAATCGTCGTCCCGCCGGATAAAGCGGCTTTGGACGGGTCGAAGTCTCCAGCCCGGTTCGGCGCGTGGTGCCGAGCCGGGCTTTTTTCATTTCTGATCGGACCTGTGTCTGATCACCATTGTGAAACGGATCCGTAGTGCCCCAAGGAACCGAGGGGCTTCTTTGCAGTAGATTCCGCTGCAAGTCACAAAACGGCCGTCGTAAGTCTGTCCGGGCGACACGACGGCTATTGAATTTTTATCGTCGGAGTCCGAGGTTGAGAAATCGATTTGGGTGAGCTCCGGGCGGTGCGAACTTGAAAGACTCATCACATATCCAGCGCTGCTCCGAATCGATATAGTGGCCGGAAACGCCTACCGTGCGACTCCCGAGTCTCGTCGAATGCTAAGAATGACCACATCCGTGCTTTCCATGTGTCGGCTTCCGTTTGTCTTGATCTATCTCTTTCTAGTGGGAGCGAACGTCGGTGCGGACGACTCCACCGCGACCATCGCGGTGCATTGGCCGTTTGTTTCCGACGCTCGCGCGGCCGTCGGGACGGCACATGCGACAAGCCGCGGTGGGGTGCAATTCAAGACAGTCAGTGGTCGGCCGGCGGCTGTGCTCAACGGGCGGGACGCCTATTTTGAATCGGCGACGCCGTTGCGGTTCGGAACCGGCGACTTTTCGGTCGCGATGTGGGTTCATCCGGATCGTCCGCTCACTGCCATTCCGGGCAACCTGCTGAGTTGCTGGAACCCGCTCCAACGCCGAGGATGGAATCTGTACGTGCAAGGGAGTTCGTCCGCTTATTCGTCGATTTGCGACAGCCGACATTTGCATTTTGGGATCGACGACGGTTGGAACGGCCCGGAGCGTGACCACGGCAAACCTTGGCCAAGCAATTCATTGATCAGCAACCTGATCGTACACGAAGGGCGGCTTTATGCGAGTATCGCCGACGCCGACGAGCCGGCCGCCTATGCCCGCGTTTTCCGTTTATCGGACGACGAACGCAGTTGGGAAGACTGTGGGCGGCTTGGCAACGATGAGACGATCCCCTCGGTAATGTCGATGATCGTCCACGACGGCAAATTGTACGCCGGTACCGGCGCCTGGGACTGGGTCCGCGCGTTTAGCAAGGACGGTAAGCATCGCGCTCCGCGATCAACCCGCGTCTTCGTCTATGAAGGGGGCAAAAAATGGCGTGATCTTGGGGAAGTCGGCAAAGGTTCGCGAGTTCTTTGCTTGTGCAGCTTCGCCGGATCGCTTTACGCCGGTCTCGATTCAGTCGGGGGTGGTAAATTATTCCGACTTGATCAGGATCGCTGGATCGATTGCGGATCGCCGGATAATCGAAACCTCGAGAACCTGATGCCGTGCTACGGGGCGCTGCACGTCGCGACCCACGGCAATGTTTATCGATATGAAGACGAGAACAAGTTCGTCCTCATCGGCAAGGAGCCGCACGGCATCAACCAGATTCACGCCTTGCACATGTACGATGGCAAGCTGATCGCGGGGACTTGGCCTCAGGGCTACATTCTTCGTCACGCGACGAACGGGAAGTGGGAGATCATGGGCCGGCTCGGCCTGCCGCCCGGCAAGGACGAGGAGATCAACGAAACGAACGATCTCGAATATCACAACGGCGCGCTTTACGCGGGGCTGCTCCCGCTTGCGGAACTATATCGGTACGAGCGCGACGGACAGTGGGCGAGGATCGGCCAACTCGGCCGACGAAAGGATTTCACGAATGAACGGGCAAATTTGGCGAGTTGGATGCGACTGACCGCGATGGCGAGTTATCGCGGTCGGCTCTTCGTGGGAACCGGATCATGTCAGGGGCGTGCCGTCGATTGCGACGCCGATGGGACGCTGGGCCGCGTCCGTTCCTACGCCTTTGGGCAGATGGTGAGCCACGAAAAAGACCTCCCGCCGGGCTGGGTCCACGTAGCGGCAGTGCGGCGAGAACGGACTCTGGAACTCTACCTCAACGGCCGACTGGTGGCGAAATCCGGCGATCAACCGTCGCAATCGATCGACGTCGATAGCGATTCTCCGCTGCGAATCGGCTTCGGAAACCTGACGCACTTCTCCGGGGCGTTGTCCGATGTTCGGCTCTATCGTGGAGCATTGTCCGAGCACGATGTCGCAAAACTGGCTCAGGGAAATTAAGCCGGTGCGGACGAAAAGTTCATATTCCGCAACTACTCGCCTTCACAACCGCTGACGGAATTTTATGTTGCAGTTAAGTCGGGGCGACAGGACGTCTATTGAACTTTTTCTGGTCGGGATCAACGACTGGCCGCGATCAATTGTGCCCTTGCGTTCCATAACTCCGATCGCCGCCCAAAGCGATGCTTGGTAATGTCGACCCCATTCCTTTCCGTAGTGGTCGTTGGCGGCCATCGGCGTGTCGCCGATGAGTTCGGCCAACGTTTCGATCGAACAACCGATTCCCTTGTTCCGGTAACTCGAGAGCATCCTATGCACGAACGTATGTCGATAGGTATAGCTCGAGCATTTGCTCTTCTTCGGATCGAGATCCCGACCAAGCTTCTTCTTTAAGGTGAGGCAGCGAACGACGCCGGTCATCCGCTTCCACGGTTCGTCGCGCGTGTTCCGGAACAGCGGCTTGCCGGATCCCTTGAGCGCGGAGACCATCAACTTGCGGACGAATACGGCGACCGCGTTTTGAACAGGAATCTTTCGCGTCTTCTTCGTCTTCAAGGAATAGACCCGGTATGAATTGCCGCAAAGAATAATCGCTCAAGCGATCTTCGCCGGCACCGTAGAGAGCCTGTTCGTCGAACAACGACATTCGCTTTTTCATGCCGGGCAGCGTGTAATACCGGCAATCGGTCTGCTTCCGATTCCAGGCCGAACCGTGTTGCTTGCGGCGTTGCTTGCGAGTTCTTCTCGTGCGTCCGTCCGTGAAAAAGTTGACCGGTGTCGGCTTAGGTCCGATATTGGCTCGATCAAGGCTCGAAAACCCGCTTGCGAGAGGCTCCGATGATTCCACGCGATCCTGTTCGCCCGAAGCCGTGCTTACGAAAATTAGCTCGGCATTTGCTACATAGAATTACCACACTCATCATGGTAGCCGTTGTCGAGACGGTGGCGATATCTGCATGCTTCTCCGCCGACACTGACAATAACCGATGTAGACCGAACATCGTCGTCATCATTACCGACGATCAAGGCTACGGCGACTTGTCGTGTCACGGCAATCCGATCTTGAAGACGCCGCATCTCGATCGGCTCTATGCGGAGTCGGTGCGCTTCACCGATTTTCATGTGAGCCCGACTTGCTCCCCCACGCGCGCTTCGCTGATGACCGGCCGGCATGAGTTCAAGTCGGGCGTTACGCATACGATCTTCGAGCGCGAACGGCTCAACCTTTCGGCGACGACGCTGCCTCAGGTGTTGAAGTCGGCCGGCTATGCGACCGGAATCTTCGGCAAGTGGCACCTCGGAGACGAAGCCGAGTATCAACCCGGCCGGCGCGGGTTCGACGAATCGTTCATCCACGGCGGCGGAGGGATCGGGCAGACCTATCGAGGGAGCTGCGGCGACGCGCCGCGCAATCGCTACTTCGACCCAACGATTCTCCATAACGGCAAGTTCGAGAAGACGACCGGTTACTGCACCGATGTCTTCTTCGCCGAAGCGACGAAGTGGATTGCGGCGAAGGTGAAAGCCAATGCAAACGCTGCCGCGAAGCCGACTGCGAATCCGTTTTTCTGCTACATCGCCACGAATGCGCCCCACACGCCGCTCGATTGCCCGGCCGAGTACGAGGCCCGCTACACCGGCAAAGCTCCCAACGCCGACGTTGCGAAATTCTTCGGCATGATTGCGAACATCGACGACAACGTCGGTCGGTTGCTCGCGAAGCTCGCCGAACTCGGTATCGAGCGCGACACTCTCGTCGTCTTCATGAACGACAACGGCGGCACCATCGGTACGCAGGTCTTCAATGCCGGAATGCGCGCGCAGAAAGTAACCGTCTATCGCGGGGGGACGCGCGGCATCTCGTTCTGGCGCCTGCCGGGCACGCTGGTTCCCGGCGATTGCGATCGCCTCGCCGCGCATATCGACATGCTGCCGACGCTCGCGGATATCGCCGGTGCGCCGCTCTCTGCGGAAACGGCCGCCAAGCTCGACGGACGAAGTCTCAGACCTCTCTTGCTCGACCAGCGAGCCGCTTGGAGCGACCGCACTCTCTTCACGCACTCGGGCCGATGGCCGAAGGGGTCGAACCCGGAAGAGGCGAAGTTCGCAAACTGCTCGATTCGCGATCCACGCTGGAACTTAGTGAGCTCGCCGTCGGCCGCCGGGAGAAAGAAGAAGCCCGGCGAAGCTATAGCGGGCAACGTGCCGAGTTGGGAGCTGTATGATCTCCAGGCCGATCCGGGCGAGTCGCGAAATCTTGCCGGCGAACATCCCGACGTGGTGCGCCGCCTCGCGACGGCCTACGATGCGTGGTGGGCCGAGGTGATTCCGGCGACGGTCGAAAACGAACGCGCGGTCGGGCCGGCGATCAATCCGTTTCACGCGCTCTACTATGCGCAGTTCGGCGGCGGGCCCGCGGGTAAGTCCGCCGATCCGCCGCAGCCGGCCGCCGCGCCGAAGCCGGTCGAACCTGCGTTTGCGCCGGTCGTCGACGATCCGAAATTGCCGCGCGTGCTGTTGATCGGCGACTCGATTTCGATCGGCTATACGGTCGACGTGCGCAAGCTGCTGGC encodes the following:
- a CDS encoding RHS repeat-associated core domain-containing protein — encoded protein: MSDIANYIVDGTTVGATIAAATFHFEYDAKARLIESTGPEGTRSYKYDGLNQLTCVLDQSGATLESYAFDAAGDRKTSTSSATGTSGYTPDPHNRVDSDGTYAYEYDDRGNRTAKTSLADGTREEYQWDHRNRLVEVTWKRVDGATSGSLTYRYDASNHRIGKKVYDAEGELVDAERYVYAGDKLLLVLDGAGELRLRQFVAEGQVLGQQRTGHGLEWLLTDELGSTRALVAADGTLVAKYSYDAYGNLTAGSGDPTLVRSGWTGLTYDAETGNYYAWNRYLDPRLGDWLNPDPIGFAGGTLNLNQYVGNDPLNNVDPTGLAEYDPSYYSFTPSFGGPLKSTSDPIRAPLTITPCFYCHSTPSQIAEINRYSADNGESEILAVAQGFGSRTRSFFAGIRNFGAAICDDAVLFLTDKDQFMDNKIAAAGRFAEKASQTIGFGGNLVFNREDAWSEVYNGMENYVEELGNRLSTTKGRGDLVGGVAFEAGFTLIGGKLANVATDLSGLSTAVRSTPANTTFRSGLASIAEGAPMDSVRFQKIKAAFDRNGGIIDQSDFAQMQLLEAGGPGQTGLTLSAKDILMRPNPTASTVFDEMIHTTQFRTGRAQAIYDWVGQDLGDIVLEIEVQQRLLQNSRAWGLTAPETTSVNSRLEGLMRSFENHPNRPSR
- a CDS encoding LamG domain-containing protein; the encoded protein is MTTSVLSMCRLPFVLIYLFLVGANVGADDSTATIAVHWPFVSDARAAVGTAHATSRGGVQFKTVSGRPAAVLNGRDAYFESATPLRFGTGDFSVAMWVHPDRPLTAIPGNLLSCWNPLQRRGWNLYVQGSSSAYSSICDSRHLHFGIDDGWNGPERDHGKPWPSNSLISNLIVHEGRLYASIADADEPAAYARVFRLSDDERSWEDCGRLGNDETIPSVMSMIVHDGKLYAGTGAWDWVRAFSKDGKHRAPRSTRVFVYEGGKKWRDLGEVGKGSRVLCLCSFAGSLYAGLDSVGGGKLFRLDQDRWIDCGSPDNRNLENLMPCYGALHVATHGNVYRYEDENKFVLIGKEPHGINQIHALHMYDGKLIAGTWPQGYILRHATNGKWEIMGRLGLPPGKDEEINETNDLEYHNGALYAGLLPLAELYRYERDGQWARIGQLGRRKDFTNERANLASWMRLTAMASYRGRLFVGTGSCQGRAVDCDADGTLGRVRSYAFGQMVSHEKDLPPGWVHVAAVRRERTLELYLNGRLVAKSGDQPSQSIDVDSDSPLRIGFGNLTHFSGALSDVRLYRGALSEHDVAKLAQGN
- a CDS encoding sulfatase-like hydrolase/transferase, producing the protein MVAVVETVAISACFSADTDNNRCRPNIVVIITDDQGYGDLSCHGNPILKTPHLDRLYAESVRFTDFHVSPTCSPTRASLMTGRHEFKSGVTHTIFERERLNLSATTLPQVLKSAGYATGIFGKWHLGDEAEYQPGRRGFDESFIHGGGGIGQTYRGSCGDAPRNRYFDPTILHNGKFEKTTGYCTDVFFAEATKWIAAKVKANANAAAKPTANPFFCYIATNAPHTPLDCPAEYEARYTGKAPNADVAKFFGMIANIDDNVGRLLAKLAELGIERDTLVVFMNDNGGTIGTQVFNAGMRAQKVTVYRGGTRGISFWRLPGTLVPGDCDRLAAHIDMLPTLADIAGAPLSAETAAKLDGRSLRPLLLDQRAAWSDRTLFTHSGRWPKGSNPEEAKFANCSIRDPRWNLVSSPSAAGRKKKPGEAIAGNVPSWELYDLQADPGESRNLAGEHPDVVRRLATAYDAWWAEVIPATVENERAVGPAINPFHALYYAQFGGGPAGKSADPPQPAAAPKPVEPAFAPVVDDPKLPRVLLIGDSISIGYTVDVRKLLAGKANVHRIPVNGGPTTNGLAVKDARKDKLSNLSRWLAPDGAPAKWDIIHFNWGLHDLKEMPDGKLQVDPDAYEKNLRELVKQMQATGATLIWCTTTPVQEGTKGPPRKTADVLIYNERAKKVMDEAKVETDDLYTFALPKLKEIQLPLNVHFTPAGSAVLAEKVAAEIEKRLPKK